A part of Neovison vison isolate M4711 chromosome 8, ASM_NN_V1, whole genome shotgun sequence genomic DNA contains:
- the YPEL5 gene encoding protein yippee-like 5 yields MGRIFLDHIGGTRLFSCANCDTILTNRSELISTRFTGATGRAFLFNKVVNLQYSEVQDRVMLTGRHMVRDVSCKNCNSKLGWIYEFATEDSQRYKEGRVILERALVRESEGFEEHVPSDNS; encoded by the exons atgggcagaattttcCTTGATCATATCGGTGGTACCCGTCTGTTTTCTTGTGCAAACTGCGACACAATCCTGACCAACCGCTCAGAACTCATCTCTACTCGGTTCACAGGCGCCACTGGCAGAGCGTTTCTTTTTAATAAG GTAGTTAACCTGCAGTACAGTGAAGTCCAAGACCGGGTCATGCTCACGGGCCGCCACATGGTTCGAGATGTGAGCTGCAAGAACTGCAATAGCAAACTGGGATGGATCTACGAGTTTGCCACTGAAGACAGCCAGCGCTATAAGGAAGGCCGTGTGATCCTGGAGCGCGCCCTAGTACGAGAGAGTGAGGGCTTCGAGGAGCACGTACCGTCTGATAACTCttga